Part of the Janibacter endophyticus genome is shown below.
CGGGAGAGCGACGAGCGCTTCTGGATGGGGGTCGACCGCAGCCGCGACGACCGGTGGATCGTCCTCGGGCTCGCCAGCCGGACGACGAGCGAGGTGTGGCTCATCGACGCCACCGACGTCGAGGCCCCCGCCCGGTGCGTCTCACCGCGCCGCGAGGGCGTCGAGTACGACGTCGAGCCGGCCGCCGACCACCTCCTCGTCGTGCACAACGAGCGGCAGCGCGAGTGGGACCTGGCCTGGGCACCGCTCACCGCGACGAGCCACGAGCAGTGGCAGCCGCTGCTCGACCGGGCCGAGGGGGAGCGCTTCCTCGGCGTCGACGCGTACGACGACTTCGCCGTCCTCGCGCTGCGCCGCGACGGGGTCCCCTCGATCCGGGTCCTCCCGAGGACCCGACGGTCCACCCCCTTCGCCCCGGACGACTACGGGCCCGGCGAGGACGTCGTCGTCGGCAACGACCCGATGGCCACCCTCGGCGCGCTCGGCGCCGCCGACCCCGATGCCGACCGCATCCGGGTCAGCCACGAGTCATGGGTCAGCCCGCGCACGATCCTCGACGTCGTCGTCGCGACCGGCGAGCAGATCGTCCACAAGCAGACCCCGGTGCTCGGGGTCGACCTCTCCGACTACGAGCAGCGCCGCGAGTGGGTCGCCGCGCCCGACGGCACGCTCGTGCCGCTCTCGATCGTCATGCGCCGCGGCACCACGCCGGACGGGACGAACCCCGGGCTGCTCTACGGCTACGGCAGCTACGAGATCTCGCTCGACCCGTACTTCTCGACCGCGCGGCTCTCGCTGCTCGACCGGGGCGTCGTCTACGCCGTCGCGCACGTGCGCGGCGGTGGCGAGATGGGACGCGCCTGGTACGAGGCGGGGCGGCTCGCGGTGAAGCAGACGACCTTCACCGACCTCGTCGCGTGCGCCGAGCACCTCCACGACTCCGGGTGGGTGGCCCGTGACCGCCTGGCGATCGAAGGGGGGTCCGCCGGTGGTCTCCTCGTCGGTGCGGCGACGAACCTCGCGCCCGGGCGGTTCCGCGCGGTGCTGGCCGAGGTCCCCTTCGTCGACGCGCTGACGACGATCCTGCGGCCCGACCTGCCGCTGACGGTCGGGGAGTGGGACGAGTGGGGCAACCCGCTCGAGGACCCCGCCGTGTACGCGTACATGCGGGCGTACTCGCCGTACGAGGGCATCCAGCCCGTCGAGTACCCGGCGATCCTCGCGACGACCTCGCTCAACGACACCCGCGTCAGCTACACCGAGCCGGCCAAGTGGGTCGCGCGCCTGCGCGAGACCGTCACGAACGACCTCGCTGCGCGGCCGATCCTGCTGCGCACCGAGATGGTCGCCGGGCACGGTGGCCGGTCGGGGCGCTACGGCGCGTGGGAGCAGACCGCGTGGGAGTGGGCGTGGGTCCTCGACCAGATCGGCGCGACCGAACCTCTCGTCGGGGATTCCGTCAGCGAGCGATCCGGCGACCCA
Proteins encoded:
- a CDS encoding S9 family peptidase, with protein sequence MTGAADRGEGVEPPADEGAADEGGAVGPSVPVAERRPWRREHHGDSVEDPYEWLRDVDDPAVIAHLEAENAYADARTAHLAPLRQAIYDEIKGRTRETDLSVPVAAGPWWYYTRTQEGRQYGIHCRAPLTDRTVVPELDPERPLPGEQVLLDDNALAEGHAYLSVGAYEISPDHTRLAYSVDVSGDERFDLTVLDLNSGAVLDNAIRGIGYGAVFSGDGRHVFYVRVDDAWRPFELWRHEVGSDPDGDVLVHRESDERFWMGVDRSRDDRWIVLGLASRTTSEVWLIDATDVEAPARCVSPRREGVEYDVEPAADHLLVVHNERQREWDLAWAPLTATSHEQWQPLLDRAEGERFLGVDAYDDFAVLALRRDGVPSIRVLPRTRRSTPFAPDDYGPGEDVVVGNDPMATLGALGAADPDADRIRVSHESWVSPRTILDVVVATGEQIVHKQTPVLGVDLSDYEQRREWVAAPDGTLVPLSIVMRRGTTPDGTNPGLLYGYGSYEISLDPYFSTARLSLLDRGVVYAVAHVRGGGEMGRAWYEAGRLAVKQTTFTDLVACAEHLHDSGWVARDRLAIEGGSAGGLLVGAATNLAPGRFRAVLAEVPFVDALTTILRPDLPLTVGEWDEWGNPLEDPAVYAYMRAYSPYEGIQPVEYPAILATTSLNDTRVSYTEPAKWVARLRETVTNDLAARPILLRTEMVAGHGGRSGRYGAWEQTAWEWAWVLDQIGATEPLVGDSVSERSGDPRG